A single window of Plasmodium reichenowi strain SY57 chromosome 14, whole genome shotgun sequence DNA harbors:
- a CDS encoding metacaspase-like protein (part of same gene as PRSY57_1437700A~gap found within coding sequence) — KNIIGIIDLNIKCVS, encoded by the coding sequence aaaaatattattggTATTATCGATTTGAATATTAAATGTGTTTCCTAA